Below is a window of Candidatus Methanoperedens sp. DNA.
CAAAAGCGATACCAATATCTATTTCTCCATTCAGTGAACAATTGGAAAAATTGCAAGAAATAAGAGAGAATATTATGGTTGGTAATAAACAAGAGTTTAATATGTCATTTCAGTCTTTCCTTGAAATCGGTTCATCAATTATAATGACATTAGAAAGGATTTATTCAAACGATAATAATCATATAAAAATCATTAAAAACATATACGATAGCTGTAAAAAAGAGTTCATAGATTTGAATGGTACGATTGGTACTAATCCACTCGATAATACGAAAAAAATATCGATTGCCAATTCAATTTCGGAATTTATAGGTAATATTGATGGGTTTACAAAAAGAATTTAAAATTACTTTCGCCTCTCAAACAGCAGCATATACAGGTCCGGTCTTGGCATCTTTCCTGTGCCTCTTGCAAATTCCGGATAACATCGGGAACATAGAGTGCGCCAGTTAAGCGATGCAACGATGGAGCTTCCGGGCACAAGACGCGCAAATGCCACTGTTGGCTTGACCCCAAGGTTTTCGGCCATTTCTTTGATAATTGGCAGGATTTGGGGCTCAAAAACTTCCAGGTCATCAAATTCAAGCCCTCTCATATTTGCTGTAATACCTGAACATCCGCAGGGCAGGGCGAACATATCAAGCTCTATTAAAAGTACCGGCCTGCCTATCAGTTTTCTAATCTTTTCTTCAAAGCCGGCCCTGTTTTTCAAAATATCTTCTAAAATCATGTTTTCACCGCTACTGTTTCCCATGGCAGACACATCTGGTGTTCTGTTCCCCCATTTGAATAAACCTGTGTGACTTTCTTTGTAAGTGTCCTGCAATAACCGCATTTGTTGCATACTTTTTTGCAGTTAGTCCATTGTCTCTCCAGGATACCATCCAGGCTTTTATTGGGAATGTTATACAGGTCTTTTAGGTCCTTGGGACAATCCAGAATGTCCATAAGATTCCCGTCATAACTTTCGCTATAATATGCGTTCACACAATTCAGGATCCAGTCCACAAAATGCGTCCTGCCCCCGATTTTATAAACATCGGTGATATCCCTGTAGAGCTTGATATCCTCAGGTCTTATCCATGGGGATTTTATGATCAGTTCGGGATTTTCAATCCGTAATTCAAGGCATTTTAAGTAATAATAATCATCAAGCACATTGGGTCTTGGTTCAGGCCCGAAGGCATGAGAAAAGAAGTTAAAATGCGCATACCTGAATGGGCAGCGGTAAAGGCATCCTTCATTGACAAGGAGCTTTAATTCGCAATCCACAGAATCCCTGATTGCATGAAGCACATCAAAATGCCTGTTTACATTTGAATCAATTACTATTGATTTTGCGCCAAGGTCTTCGAAGAACTCAGCCTTTTGCGGGGAATCCACAAAAGCAAGCACTGATACTACAACATCCACATCAAAATCCCTTGAAATTGTCTCAACAAGATAAGGATCCGCAACAACAATGGAATCAATCCCGATATCCACAAGTTTTTCAACATACCAGTGGTTTGTCCTGTATCCTTCGGGCGTAAGCTGGCGTCCTCCCATGCAGCTTGAATTTAGCACAAGTTCCATCTTAACCCCGTTCTTATGGGCGAATTCAGTTTGTTCCTTTATGTCCTCAAGCTGGGGGGAGGCAAGATTGCTCCTTCCGGTACCTATATAATCAGGTGAGCCTGCCATGAAAATAGAGTATATTTTCTCTTTCCGGGTCAATAATTCCTTGAGGCTGTCGATATGTCCTGGGGATGGGACGAAAAGCTTCATGGTTTTCCCTCTTAGTTCCAGTTATGATAAAGGTTTTGCAGGATTATTTTAAAAAAACAGAAAGAACTTAATATTGAAAAGTAATTCAGGTATATATGGGTATTATAATTGCAGTATCAAATATGCAAACATCCTTTCCCTTAGATGCTAATCTGGAGGCCCTTGCAGTTATTTCCATTATTGTTTCGGTTTTTATCACATTATTGATTTTAGATTCCAGATATTGGAAAAGATGTGCCTCAAGCACCCTTGATGCGATCACAATTCCTATGCTAATTACTTTTGCAGGCATAGTTGTTTATGAAATCACTTTAATAATATAGGTAATATACCAAAAAGAACCATATTTGTAGTGCCGTTGATGGCAAGGATAAAAGGAAAGCTCCTTGTCTTCTGGAATGCATAACCTATAATAATTCCAAGCAGGGTTGCTAATAATATTTCGTTGATTTGCCCATAAACAGAATGCATTATTCCGAACAAAATAGCGGTTAAGAAAAGTCCCTTTTTTAAGCCAATTACTTTTTCAAGCCTGGTCTGGAGTATTGATCTGAATATAAGCTCTTCTACTGCGCCTATGAAAACAAACATCACAATAGCGATTAGTACAAGGTTAGAAAGCTGGATATTTTCGATCAGGGTAAAAGGGTCAAGAATGCGGTACTCAAGCATTGCAAGGTCTATGCCGATGATAAGAGCGATGGGAAGGTAAATATGGAAATGTTTGAAATGCATCCCGATTTCATTTAACGAAATATCCTGATTTTTTATTATAATATAAATTGGTATGAACATGATAGCATTTACCAGGACATACCAGAACAGGGTATTTGTAAAGAATTGGGGCATTACGAGACTTATTATCCGCATCAGGACCAATAGTATCATACTTTGAAGAACTTTTTTGGTATCTGGTTGGAAATTGCTGAAAATTAAGGCCAGACTTATTAACTGAAGGTTTATTATATGTATTGGCAGGCCTATATTCACCTGGCCAAAAAACATCATTAGTTCGCCGGACAATATCCCCAGTGCAGGAAAATAGATCTCTCTTTTCATTTTATTAAATCAATCCCCTAATTTATTCAGTCGTTATTTTATCTTCATTAAATAACCATAGTGATTGCTATAAAGGTTATGTTTTGTTCTGACATTTCCTTGTCAATTTGAGACAATTACTTAAACCCTCCACGTGTCTTTATTTACAGCAATACTTGTAAGTTGCGAAGGTAAGTATAAACAACCATAATCTATTTCAATCTAATATATCAATATTATATTGCCTATTGGAAAATTTATGTTTTTTCCATTTATGGGCTGCTTATGTGGGATAAGTTTAGAAAAGCTCTTTAAAGGGGAAATAATGGGGATACAATGAAAATAAGAGAAATAAATTGTGTTGATGAATTCAAATCTATAAGAGAAACATGGAATGATCTTCTTGGAAAGAGTTGTGATAAAAACATATTTTTAACCTGGGAATGGTTTTTCAAGTGGTGGGAACACTTTGGCACTAACAAGAAGCTGCAAATATTGATAATTGAAGATCAGGATGATATAATTGGAATTATGCCATTGCTTTGTTCAACTTATCATACTTTTCTTTTTAGCTATAATGTTGTCGAAAATATTGGAATAAATCTATCGGATTACGGAGGTATTTTTTATTCTGATATTGATGAAAGTCAGATCAACAAGATGTTTGACCTGATAAAAAATTATCTTAACTATAATAAACTTATTATTCGCTTCGACCAGCTGCCTGATGATTCAAAGTTCTTTAAGATATTGCATAACCAATCATTCTGCAATTCATTATTTGTAGGAGAGAAAAAAACAGGTGTTTCTTCATATTTACCTGTTCAATCGTCATTGGATGATCACTTAAATAAATTGAGTAAAAAATTCAGGAAAAATCTGCGAAGAGGAGAGAAAGATATTCAAAAAAATTATGGTAAAATAAAATTTAAAAAAATTATAACACCAAATTCTTTAGATAAAAATTTAAAAGACTTTTGGAGTTTGAATCAAAAAAAAGTGAATCACCAAAATTTACCTTATTTTACTAAAACTCAAATGAAATTTTTGACTGAGGTATCAAAAGAATTGGCAAACAATGGATGGTTAAATCTCTCCTTTCTGGATGTAAATGGACAACATGCATCCGTTGTTTTAGGTTTTGAATATGAAGATAGATATTATTATTACCAAACAGGATCTGACCCAAATTATTCATCCTATTCCATTGGTAACATACATATACTCTACATACTAGAAGATTTAATTGCCAGGGGTTTAAAAGAATTTGATTTTTTAAGAGGAGATGAAGCATATAAACTTAGATGGCAGTCTCTACTAAGGAATAACAATCGGATTGTGATGATGCCAAAAAGTTACATTTCTAACTTCCAATTTAAAATTCTGAATTGGATTTTTCTATATGATGAAATTAAAAAACACAATCTGATAGAAAATTATAAATTATTTAAGTATAAAATTAAACAAAGAAATGAAAATGAAAAACTAAAAAATAAAATATAATCATTTACACATTTTGAAATAGGCTAAATTATGCGTTTTCTCAAGAAAATTTATAACGATTCACTCGTTAAAAATTTTTTTTACCTCATGATGACTAATCTTTTAAATCTTATCCTAGGTTTCTTTTTCTGGATTATAGTTGCCAGATACTATTCACCAGATGAAGTTGGAACAACTTCGGCAATATTATCAAGTATGTCCCTGATTTCAATGATAAGTACTTTAGGTTTTCACACAGCTTTTATATACTATCTGCCAAGAGACCGAATAAACGCCAATAGAATTATAAACTCATGTATAACATCAAGTATGGTTGCCTCGCTTGTTTTTTCATTTATTTTTATTTTGGGAATCAATATCTGGGCGCCGGTATTGAGATATATTTTTGAAGATTTGAAATTCTTCATACTTTTTGCTACAGTTACGACTGTTACGACTATATCAGCGCATATAACCAGTGCTTTCATAGCAGGAAGAAGATCTTCATTTCACATGACAAAAGAGATAATTTTTGGTTTTATTAAGATTCTTCCCCTCCAGATGCTTTCAATTTTCGGAGCTATGGGTAT
It encodes the following:
- a CDS encoding GNAT family N-acetyltransferase, which codes for MKIREINCVDEFKSIRETWNDLLGKSCDKNIFLTWEWFFKWWEHFGTNKKLQILIIEDQDDIIGIMPLLCSTYHTFLFSYNVVENIGINLSDYGGIFYSDIDESQINKMFDLIKNYLNYNKLIIRFDQLPDDSKFFKILHNQSFCNSLFVGEKKTGVSSYLPVQSSLDDHLNKLSKKFRKNLRRGEKDIQKNYGKIKFKKIITPNSLDKNLKDFWSLNQKKVNHQNLPYFTKTQMKFLTEVSKELANNGWLNLSFLDVNGQHASVVLGFEYEDRYYYYQTGSDPNYSSYSIGNIHILYILEDLIARGLKEFDFLRGDEAYKLRWQSLLRNNNRIVMMPKSYISNFQFKILNWIFLYDEIKKHNLIENYKLFKYKIKQRNENEKLKNKI
- a CDS encoding U32 family peptidase translates to MKLFVPSPGHIDSLKELLTRKEKIYSIFMAGSPDYIGTGRSNLASPQLEDIKEQTEFAHKNGVKMELVLNSSCMGGRQLTPEGYRTNHWYVEKLVDIGIDSIVVADPYLVETISRDFDVDVVVSVLAFVDSPQKAEFFEDLGAKSIVIDSNVNRHFDVLHAIRDSVDCELKLLVNEGCLYRCPFRYAHFNFFSHAFGPEPRPNVLDDYYYLKCLELRIENPELIIKSPWIRPEDIKLYRDITDVYKIGGRTHFVDWILNCVNAYYSESYDGNLMDILDCPKDLKDLYNIPNKSLDGILERQWTNCKKVCNKCGYCRTLTKKVTQVYSNGGTEHQMCLPWETVAVKT
- a CDS encoding CPBP family intramembrane metalloprotease, which produces MKREIYFPALGILSGELMMFFGQVNIGLPIHIINLQLISLALIFSNFQPDTKKVLQSMILLVLMRIISLVMPQFFTNTLFWYVLVNAIMFIPIYIIIKNQDISLNEIGMHFKHFHIYLPIALIIGIDLAMLEYRILDPFTLIENIQLSNLVLIAIVMFVFIGAVEELIFRSILQTRLEKVIGLKKGLFLTAILFGIMHSVYGQINEILLATLLGIIIGYAFQKTRSFPFILAINGTTNMVLFGILPILLK